The following DNA comes from Papaver somniferum cultivar HN1 chromosome 4, ASM357369v1, whole genome shotgun sequence.
GACAGAGTTCTGGATCCCGTACACCAGATCCGGCTGTAGCCTTGTACGATAAAGAGTTTATTTTGGCGAATCAGATCTCAGAGGTTGCGTCACTTGCAAACTCTGACAATGGCTCTGAAATTAATGACTCGACAATGAACCACAGAGTCTCATTTGAGTTGAATGCAATGGAAGTTGCAACATGCCTGGAGAAAGAATTAGGAGTGCCACTGAGAACAATATCTGAGGCTTCAGCTGTAAATGCAAGCACACCTGAAAGAGATGCACATCCTCCTAATCAAGCAGAGGGGCCAACATCAAATGACTTGGCCGAGAAAGATTCTGTGGATGGGGAAGAAGAGCAGCAACATATTCAACAGCCTTCTATCCTAACTTCCGTTGGGTCAGTTAAAGAATTCAAGTTTGAAAATTCAGACGGCGGAACCTCTGACAAACCTGACTGGTGGGCGAAGGAAAATGCTGTGGCGAAGGAATCTGGTCCCCACGATAACTGGACCTTCTTTCCTGTGTTGCAACCAGGTGTTAGCTAATTGTATATCATACGGTAGAAATTGTATATCATTTTACAAGTGGACAACCACGGTAGTTCAGGAGCAAGGCAATCGAAACACATACAATCTTAATTGTCGCATTACAAATACTTGGAGAAAAGTGAAAGTGATAGAAGAGATCATCATGGCTGGGACAGGAAAAAGGATGGAATTTTATACCACCACTGAAGGAAATTGGAATACTGCTTTTTTTAGGGTAATTCCTAACCTGAAGTTTCAAAGAACATAAAAGTAGGTTTCTAGTTctgtattaattttattttgctcaAGGTTCTGACTTGTTAGAAAAATAACCAGCACTGTTCTTAGATAATGTTTTGCTGTTTTAtatgtaataataataatagtaactAAAAGATAGTTTCTCAGATGATCTTAAACTTGAGATTTTTGATTAGATGTTGTATAAAATTCTAATGGGTTTGCACTTTGAGGTCCCCCATTATGTAACCTTGTAATGATGCTATTAACAGATCTTTTTCAACTTGAAAACTTATCAGCTTAGTTCTGCCCTTTGTGGTCCTCTACAGAATCATATTTTCCCTTCCTCTCAGAATCATGTAATTCACGACATTGCTTGATTTTGCATGACATGGATTTGGCTGTAATCTGTCTTGAGAATTGCAGTTATGTTATTTTATATGCCAGTTCAATCATGCAACTGCCAACCACTTCCCCACCTGTGCAATCTAAATTGAGAAAATCACACACAGCTACCACATGAACACCAACTACCACACTAAAAATGGATCAGCAATTATTACCTCCAGTTGATCTATCCACCTAATACCAGTTCACAGATAGAAGCCAACTTGGGAGAAAACTTGAGCTGCAAAGGTGGGCGGCAATCAGCGTTTTACCGCAGGCGTATAAGAAACTCAGAACCACCAGCATACAAGAAACACAGAATAACTAGAAACAGGATCATGGTGTGCAAGAAGCGCAAATTAGATGCCACAAACTGCGCAGTCCATATCTCAATGGCGCACTACCTACCGCTCAGCCAGCATACTAGAAACATACTGTTAGCCTCCAAAAACCTGTCTAAAGCTAGGATCAGTGTGCAAGAAGCGCATACTGAGCCTCCAAAAACCTGTATAAAGCTAGGATCAGTGTGCCAGAAGTGCAAATTGACGGCCCCAAACAGGGCATTCCATGTTGGAAGTTATGTCTCATGATTGAACACAATCTCATATCTAGTTCTCTGTTTCTTTCTCATTTAATTTAACACtaacaaaacaatcaatcaaCATTTTTACACTGAATTCAGATAAGAATAATTGGTTTTTCATCTATCAATACTGCACTGGCATGATTCTACAAACATGATAATTTTCTCTATGCACAAAACAAATCTTCcatctctaaaaaaaaattcagaacccCCTAACTGAACTTTGCCAAACTTCAACACACTGTTCATCTTTTCGGCTAACAATCATTTTATTTCCACCAAAACCAATTTGTGTAACTCTATTCTTCCCCATATCTTTCATTCTCCCCATCAAATTTCTTCTAAACAACCTATCTCCATCCCCTTTATTACCTAAAACAACTTCAGACCACAATTCAATATCGCCATTCTTACTACAAAACACTTGATTCCCATGGCTCTCGATCTTACACCCTaacccttctttcttcttcccaaACCCTTTCCTTTCGTCACCGATACACACCCATGGCTTTTCGCTACTCAATTTCCTCATATCGGCAAAATAAACTTCACCTGAATTCACACCAACTTTGAAAATGCACCCCAAATCATCACAAACTGTAACATCTGCAAAGCAATCAACTTTCTCATTGAATTCCCAATAAATTTTACGCGAACGCAAATCCCATAACTTGACATTCCCTGTAATACCAGATGGACCACCATGAGACCCAGATGCCATCAACAGATTAAAGCTATCCACCCATTTCAATTTTGTTGCAGGAATTCCTGAGTTAATCTCTGCACCATAAATCTCATGCTGGCCTACTTCTGTGACTGGTTTAAACCCTTCATTGATGTCAAACACCATAATTGAACTCGAATTCCGCCTTCCAGATTCGAAGCTAGTAAACAAATGTGCCCCGTTAGTACCAATTGCTTGTACAGTTGAACTAGACCGCGTTTGATTCTCCCAAACTACGCGTTCCTTAACAACTCCATTCTTCAAATCCAGAATCTGTAACCCAGAGAAATCTGTTGCACCTGCAGCTGCTAATGAAGAATCAATAGCTACTAAAGAATCAATAGCTAAAAACTCAGTCAAAATTGTCGACTTCCTATTCAATGACCAATCAAAAGATGTGATTTTGCTCCCATGAGCAACATGAATTGAACCATATGGAGTAGCTGATATCACAGAAACTGAATCCCTCCCATTAAGTGGTAAAAGGAATGATTTTTCTAGATTAAAACCTTCAAACTGAGATGGGTTTGATACAGAATTCACTAACAAACTCTCAATTCCATAGAATTTAGCTTCAAATATCAAATCTTGTAAATCATAAACTTTCGCTTTTGATGGTAGATTTCCTGTTCTGAGAAGTGATAATAAGATTG
Coding sequences within:
- the LOC113274730 gene encoding BTB/POZ domain-containing protein At5g41330-like, with product MSPPFEGGNQINTGFVQKKPETNVISINVGGQLFQTTKQTLALSGSNSILSKISSSSVYNEVTIPFIDRDPEIFSILLSLLRTGNLPSKAKVYDLQDLIFEAKFYGIESLLVNSVSNPSQFEGFNLEKSFLLPLNGRDSVSVISATPYGSIHVAHGSKITSFDWSLNRKSTILTEFLAIDSLVAIDSSLAAAGATDFSGLQILDLKNGVVKERVVWENQTRSSSTVQAIGTNGAHLFTSFESGRRNSSSIMVFDINEGFKPVTEVGQHEIYGAEINSGIPATKLKWVDSFNLLMASGSHGGPSGITGNVKLWDLRSRKIYWEFNEKVDCFADVTVCDDLGCIFKVGVNSGEVYFADMRKLSSEKPWVCIGDERKGFGKKKEGLGCKIESHGNQVFCSKNGDIELWSEVVLGNKGDGDRLFRRNLMGRMKDMGKNRVTQIGFGGNKMIVSRKDEQCVEVWQSSVRGF